Part of the Enterobacter cloacae subsp. cloacae ATCC 13047 genome, GGTGCCTTTTGTTCTGTTTGTACTGTTTTTTGTGATGAGTTTACATACTGCCAGGCAGTAACCGATATCAGCCCTCCTGCTATGAGGCTGCTGATAATTATTGCAGCATATTTTATCTTTAAAGAAGCCATACAATTTCTCGCTGAAAAATCAAAACACCTGGCATATGCGCCCGATCATTCATTCACAGTAATCCCTTAATGAATGTTCAGGCGCACTGGATGTATTCGCTCCGGACTGTTAATCAGGATTGCGTCACGTTAATGCTTTTGAGTAAGGAGATATTGCCCTGCTGAATAAACGAGAAATCGACATGGTTGCCGGTTTTCAGGGCATTGATAGCGTCGTCTGCATTAACAAAAGTGAAGCGCATGGTCATTGCAGGCCAGCCCACCGCAGGGATTGCTTCGTGCGAAATGGTGATTTTTTTACTATTCATATCAATGTCTTTAACGACACCGGTGCCCTTGATAACCTGCTGTACCGAAGCATCACTGGCAGCATTCATATCGCCATGCTGATGTGTTTCAGCATGAAGACCGGCAGAGAACATGACAGAGAAGGCACCAAATAAAACGGCTTTAAGTGAATTACGCATTTTTAATTTCCTGATTAATTAAATAAATTTACTCTACCCAACCGCCACCCAGCGCGGTAAACAGATTAATTTCGTTAACCTGTCGGGAATAGGTAAGATCGAGAATGGTTTGCTGCGTCGCGAAGAGGGAACGTTCTGCATCCAGCACTTCGATGTAACTGACAGCACCACTTGCATACAATCCTCTGGCACGCTGTAGAGTTATCTGAAGTGAATCAAGATAACGCTGCTGTGACTCAAGTTGCTGGCTAAGGCTGTCGCGCAGCGCAAGCGTGTCGGAAACATCCTTAAAGGCTGACTGAATTTTTTGTTCGTAATTAACCACGGACTGTTGCTGGCGAATTTCAGCCAGCTTCAGATTGGCTTTGTTCCTGCCAGCATTAAATATAGGAATTTCAATTTTAGGAATAAAATTCCACATTCCACTTCCTGACGTAAAGAGGCTGGACAGCTCCGTACTGCTTGAGGAGAGACCACTGGTCAGGGTAATGGACGGGAAAAAAGCCGCTCGCGCTGCGCCAATATTGGCATCAGCCGCTTTCAACTGGTATTCCGCTTCCATAATATCCGGACGCTGCAGCAATATTTGTGACGACAGATTTGGTGGCAATTTTACTGGTGCGATCTCCCCACCTTTAATCCCTTTTTCTGACGGAACTGCGCGGTACGTTCCCAGCACCAGTTGCAGGGCATTGTTTGCCTGAGCCAGATCGCCTTCTCGTTTGGCTATTTCGGCGCGGGTACTTTCGATTTGCCCCCTGGCTTGTTCAAGCGCCAGAACGTTCGTACTCCCGGTCACCAGTTGTTGCTCAACGAATGCATAAGACTGTTCATAATTTTTCAGCGTTTCCCGCGCAATACGGAGTTGTTCGTACGCCAGTTGCTGGCTGAAATAGCTCTGTGAAACGTTGGAGACCAGCAGGATGTGTACGGCACGACGGGCTTCTTCGCTGGCAAAGTAGTTCTGGCGATCAGCCTCACTCATGTTCTTAAGTTTGCCAAAAAAATCGAGCTCATAGCTGAGCTCCAGACCCGCGTCGTACTCCTGTGTGGTCGGCTTGTCACCTTTCAGACCACCGTTGTATGTGATCCCGGATGAGGCATTCAGTTGGGGATAACGATCTGCATCCGTGACGTTGAACTGGGCCCGGGCCTCTTCAACCTTCAGGGCAGCCATTCTCAAATCACGGTTATTATTCAGGGCTTCACCGATCAGCCTGCTGACCTGGGGATCGACAAAAAAGTTTCGCCAGCCCGTATCCTGATAGCTGTTTACCGCAGGCGTCAGACTGTTTTTAGACAATGAAAACTGCTGGGGAACCGGAGCTGGCGGACGCTGATATTCAGGTGCCAGAGAAACACAACCAGCCAGGATGAATATGGTACTGATGCTGAGTAATTTTAATTTGAACATAACGCTTCTCGTACAGGCAGACCTGGTAAATGGTTCAAACGAAGTCCAGAGTATTGATAGGGGTACTTTACCTAACGCTCTCTGTTTGCCGGGTGACAGGATAATGACAATGTTGTCATTTTTGCTGTAATCCGTTGATAACGATCGTGGGCGCAATAGAATGACATTAGCAGCCAGCCGGGGAGCAAGATGAAAATATTGATCGTCGAAGACGAAATTAAAACAGGTGAATATCTCAGCAAAGGGCTTACAGAGGCAGGGTTCGTAGTGGATCACGCTGATAATGGTCTTACCGGATATCATCTCGCCATGACAGCCGAGTATGATTTAGTCATTCTGGATATCATGCTACCTGATGTGAACGGCTGGGATATCATCCGCATGCTGCGCACTGCCGGAAAGGGTATGCCGGTCTTACTGCTGACAGCCCTCGGCACGATCGAACATAGGGTCAAAGGACTGGAACTGGGTGCGGACGATTATCTGGTTAAACCCTTTGCGTTTGCCGAACTGCTCGCCCGGGTGAGAACCCTTCTGAGGCGGGGAAACACGATGATCACGGAAAGCCAGTTTAAGGTGGCTGACCTCTCGATTGATCTCGTATCCAGAAAAGTCAGTCGCGCCGGAAACCGCATTGTGCTCACCAGTAAAGAGTTCAGCCTGCTGGAATTCTTCATTCGCCATCAGGGAGAGGTTCTTCCCCGCTCCCTGATTGCCTCTCAGGTCTGGGACATGAATTTTGACAGCGACACTAATGCGATCGATGTCGCAGTAAAGCGACTCCGCGCTAAAATAGACAACGATTACGAGACAAAGCTGATCCAGACAGTCCGGGGCGTGGGCTACATGCTGGAGGTCCCGGATGCATAGCAAACCTTCCAGACGCCCTTTCTCACTCGCTCTGCGGCTGACCTTTTTTATCAGCCTGTCCACGATACTGGCTTTTATCGCCTTCACCTGGTTTATGCTGCATTCTGTTGAAAATCATTTTGCCGAGCAGGATGTCAGCGATCTTCAACAAATCAGCACCACACTGAACCGTATACTGCAGTCCCCGGTGGATCCGGATGATAAAAAAATAAGCAAAATAAAGGAATCAATTGCCAGCTACCGCAACGTTGCCCTTTTGCTCCTCAATCCCAGGGGTGAAGTGCTCTTTAGCTCAGCTCAGGGGGCGGCACTACGCCCGGCAGTGAATTCAGCAGATTTTAGCGAGCACAGCCGCGCACGGGATGTCTTTCTCTGGACGGTGGAGGATCCTGCGGGACCGATGGATACCGGGTCCGAAATGAAGATGGAAACATACAGGATTATCGCCTCCTCTGGTCAGGCGATATTTCAGGGCAAACAGCAGAACTATGTCATGCTGACTGGCCTATCCATTAATTTCCATCTCCATTACCTCGATGCGCTGAAAAAGAACCTGATTGCGATTGCCGTCGTGATAAGCCTGTTGATTGTTCTGATCATTCGAATCGCTGTCCGTCAGGGGCACCTGCCCCTTCGTAATGTCAGCAATGCCATTAAAAACATCACCTCCGAGAATCTTGATGCGCGACTGGAACCGACACGCGTTCCCATTGAGCTGGAGCAACTGGTTATCTCGTTCAATCATATGATTGGAAAGATTGAGGATGTCTTTACCCGCCAGGCCAATTTCTCTGCCGATATCGCGCATGAGATCAGAACGCCCATCACCAATCTGGTGACGCAGACTGAAATCGCACTGAGTCAGGATCGAACACAGAGGGAACTTGAGGATGTCCTCTATTCCAGTCTTGAAGAGTATAACCGGATGACCAAAATGGTCAGCGATATGCTGTTCCTGGCACAGGCAGATAATAATCAGCTGATACCTGACAGGGTCATGTTTGACCTCAGAGCGGAAGTCATGAAAGTCTTCGAGTTTTTCGAAGCCTGGGCCGAAGAACGCAATATCACGCTCAAATTTAACGGGATGCCCTGCCTGGTTGAGGGAGATCCACAAATGTTCAGAAGGGCGATCAATAATCTGTTATCCAATGCCCTGCGTTATACCCCGGAGGGACAGGCAATCACCGTCTCAATAAGAGAGCAGGAGAGCTTTTTTGACCTTGTGATTGAAAATCCGGGGAAACCAATCCCTGAAGAGCATTTATCAAGGCTGTTTGACCGTTTTTATCGGGTAGATCCGTCCAGACAACGAAAAGGAGAAGGCAGCGGCATCGGCCTTGCGATTGTGAAGTCCATCGTGGAAGCACATCACGGAAGAGTGCAGGTGGAATCGGACGTACGTTCAACTCGTTTTATCCTATCCGTGCCCAGACTGGAGAAAATGATTCCGGAAACCCAGTACTGAGAATAAAGATTTAAATGACAAAGATGTCATTAGCCTGTCATGCAGCAAACAGAAGCCATTCGATATAATTAGTGCAACTTATCAGGAAGGCATTATTACTTCATCCATACACGGCATCAGCACAAGCCAGGAGTTGTATTAAAGCCTCATCCTGGCGGAATAAGGTCTGTAGAGTTGTCAGTTGTACTACTGAGGACACAGATCGAAATTCACGGACATCACTAATTCAGAAATGGAGAGTTACCATGAAAAATATCGTCTTAGCATCAGTGTTAGGTTTGAGCTTAATTTCTACGGCCTGGGCCACTGAAACTGTAAATATCCATGAGCGTGTCAATAATGCTCAGGCTCCGGCCCATCAGATGCAGTCTTCTTCAACTCCAGCCGCCATCCAGGGGGCAGCTCCACGGATGGCCGGTATGGATCAGCATGAACAGGCTATTATTGTTCATGAAACCATGAACAATGGTTCAGCAGATGCACATAAAAAAATGGCGGAAAGTCATCAGAAGATGATGGGAACTGGCACCGTTAACGCTTCCCGTCCGGCGACTTCGTTTGCGGCGATGAATGAACATGAAAGAGCAGCTGTTGCCCATGAATTTACGAATAACGGTCAGTCCGGCCCCCATCAGGCTATGGCTGATGCACACCGCCGCATGATCAATGCGGGCTGATGACAACTGAAGTTTCCGTGCGGTTACCCTTTCCTTGATAGATTGTCCCTTATACGGATATGTTGTTATTTTTTGCCCCCTTCAGGGGGCTTTTTTGTCTGACTCAGCTAAACTTATCCGGTAACCATCTGAAAGGGTTTATTATATGAAAATCACAAATTCGCTTTTTGTTATACTGATGTTATCCCTGCCAGCGATTTCCGCAGAACATTCAGAAATGAAAATGTCAGATATATCCTCATCGGCATCGTCATCGTCATCGTCATCGTCACAGGAATATATGTCCGGCATGAAAGGTATGCATGACAAAATGATGGCCGCTGTAAAAGAGTCCGATCCCGACAAGGCTTTTGCGAAAGGCATGGTAGCACACCATGAAGGGGCAATAGCAATGGCTGAGACCGAGCTAAAATACGGAAAAGATCCGGAAATGAGAAAGCTCGCGCAGGACATCATTAAAGCTCAAAAAGGTGAAATTGAGCAGATGAATACATGGCTTGGTAATCAAAAATAATGATTGCGGAAATAATATATTGCGCGTACAATCAGAGTGTTCCCGGGCACGGGAACCTGTTAATCGTTAATTAATCAAAACCCGATTCATTTCGGGTTTTTCCTTTTACCCCCCCCAACGCATGCACTGCACCGAGTGAAATTCACCTGAGCCAATTCTGCTTGCTTATTATTTCGATGGGAATTGCTGATTTTAATTAAGTCTATGTTTTAAAGGTGTTTCTCATGCCTGGGTTTGGCAGGGGTTCGTCCTGTTCTCTGGTCATGCGCAATGGCAATTCGCAGTCAGGGCTCAAGACTACTTTTACCTCTTTTTTAACAGAAAGTTTCTGGACCCGATACTTGCCGGAAACATCATCTGCTGTTCATCCCGACCAATAAAACGAAGGTATCACTCTCGTTTGAATCTCACTTACTTTCCATTTTGTAATAAAGAATCAAGTTTTCCAGTGATATATCAATACCAACTTTTTTTAATAACCTTTTTCGCGCAGTGTATATTTCTTTCAGCATATCTTCATAACCCTGACCAAGGTGAATTTGTTTATGGCAATTGCAACACAGAGATATGATATTTTCTTCAACATCAAGAGATGTGTCAAAAGCATCTTGCCTGGACATAGGTACAATGTGATGAGGTTCTGTGTAATTTAAGGATGAATTTCGCCTTCTGAATGTTGGGTGGTCACTATCGACTTCACATCTGTAACCTGCTTTATTCAGCGCATTTTGGGATACGCCTTTACTCCTGGGATACGAGAGGCCATTTTTTACTTCTATTGCATTTTTCTTTGGTTTGGCTTCCCCTGTATATTCAAACGTCTGAACGTTGTCAAAGATATTACTTTTCTCTATGGCATTGATCAACTCATCGTCAGAGTAATACTCACTGCTGGCCATTTCTGTTGTACCAAAAAAATCCAGTTCGTTAATTGCCTGAACAAGTTCCTCACGAATTGTCCATAAGTTTCTTTTGGGTTTTCCGCCGATTTCTTTACTCTTCATTACGGTAATGAATTTTGTACCGGATGCGATATTTCCGACACCTTTAACCTCGAATCTACCAAGTTCTTTTTGAACTCTGCCACCCAGTCCGTTTATGACTCCATTAGCACTCATGCTGTGCAGGTCGTACTTCTTACCAATATCGAAGCATGTGCAGGAATGATTTGGCTCAATAAACCATTTTTTTAACGCTGCAATACTTTTTGTGTCAAAAACTTTATCATTTGTTAATAAAGTTTTCCATTCTTCCACACTGATATCAATGTCACAGACATACTCTCCATCAATCACTTCGCATATTTTTTTAATCACATTCATTCCCCTGTTATACAGATAGTCATAATGAAAATATAAAGCTCGCTAACCGGTATGGTTGCGTAAGGACCGTAGTCTCTCAGAGACCGTGCTTTCTTTTTTTTCAGGCCTGGACACTAAAGGGTCTGTTGCACCCCGAAAAAATTTGTTGCGGGGATTGCTCATTGAGATGAGCCTTTGCTCGATCATACCAGGGGTCGTCTCAGAATTCGGAAAATAAAGCACGCTAAGGCGTAGTCACCCCGTGACTCCCCCGCGCCGATGCAGCGAGCTTCGTTCCGTCTTGCAGTGACGCAATCAGCGGGCAGGAAACGTTCCCTTTCCGCGCATGGCAGGCGCACACCAGTTCAGACAGCACGGCCTCCATGCGTGCCAAGTCGGCCATCTTCTCGCGCACATCCTTGAGCTTGTGCTCGGCCAGGCCGCTGGCTTCCTCGCAATGGGTGCCATCCTCCAGCCGCAGTAGCTCGGCGATTTCGTCCAGGCTAAAGCCCAGCCGCTGGGCCGATTTCACGAACCGCACTCGTGTTACATCCGCCTCGCCATAGCGGCGAATGCTGCCATAGGGCTTGTCTGGCTCCGGCAGCAGGCCCTTGCGCTGGTAGAACCGGATGGTCTCCACATTGACCCCGGCCGCCTTGGCAAAAACGCCAATGGTCAGATTCTCAAAATTAATTTGCATATCGCTTGACTCCGTACATAACTACGGAAGTAAGCTTAAGCTATCCAAACCAAATTTGAAAGGACAAGCGTATGTCTGAACCACAAAACGGGCGCGGCGCGCTCTTCGCCGGTGGGCTGGCCGCCATTCTTGCGTCGGCCTGCTGCCTGGGGCCGCTGGTTTTGATCGCCTTGGGGTTCAGCGGGGCATGGATCGGCAACCTGACGGTGCTGGAACCCTATCGCCCGATCTTCATCGGCGCAGCGCTGGTCGCGCTGTTTTTCGCCTGGCGGCGCATCTACCGCCCGGCGCAAGCCTGCAAACCGGGTGAGGTCTGCGCGATTCCCCAAGTGCGAGCTACTTACAAGCTCATTTTCTGGATCGTGGCCGCGCTGGTCCTGGTCGCGCTCGGATTTCCCTACGTCATGCCATTTTTCTATTAATCACAGGAGTTCATCATGAAAAAACTGTTTGCCGCCCTCGCCCTCGCTGCCGTTGTTGCCCCCGTGTGGGCCGCCACCCAGACCGTCACGCTGTCCGTACCGGGCATGACCTGCTCCACCTGCCCGATCACCGTCAAGAAGGCGATTTCCAAGGTCGAAGGCGTCAGCAAAATTGACGTGACCTTCGAGACACGCGAAGCGGTTGTCACGTTCGATGATGCCAAGACCAGCGTGCAGAAGCTGACCAAGGCAACCGGAGACGCGGGCTATCCGTCCAGCGTCAAGCAGTGAGCCACTGAACCCGAACCTGGGGCGATCATGGGACTGATTACACGCATTGCCGACAAGGCTGGCGCGCTTGGCAGCGTTGTTTCCGCGATGGGATGCGCTGCCTGTTTCCCGGCTATCGCCAGCCTGGGCGCGGCCATCGGCCTTGGCTTTCTACAGGAATACGAAGGGTTGTTTATCTCCAAGCTGCTGCCGCTGTTCGCAGTCGTGGCTTTGCTGGCGAATGCACTGGGCTGGCTGAGTCATCGGCAATGGTACCGCAGCCTGCTCGGGATGGTCGGCCCAGCCATCGTGCTGGCGGCCATGCTCTTGTTTTTTGGCAATTGGTGGACGGCGAACCTCCTCTATGTCGGTCTGGCCTTGATGATCGGGGTGTCGATCTGGGATCTGCTCTCACCGGCCAACCGCCGCTGCGAACTACCACCCAAACACGGCTAACTGCATTGGCAGTTGCCGAAACGAAAAGGAACGATGCAATGTATTTGAATATCACCGGAATGACCTGCGACTCGTGCGCGACACATGTCAAGGACGCCCTGGAGAAAGTGCCGGGCGTGCTGTCGGCGCTCGTGTCCTACCCGAAAGGCTCCGCGCAACTCGCCACCGATCCCGGCACCTCGCCAGAGGCGCTGACCGCCGCTGTGGCCGGCCTCGGCTACAAGGCCACACCCGCCGATGCCCCATCCACTTCAGCGCGGGGCAGACTGCTTGGCAAGGCGCTGGGATGGCTGGGCGGTGGCGACAAGGCTGGTGGTGATGGGGACGGACTGCACGTCGCCGTTATTGGCAGCGGCGGAGCCGCGATGGCGGCGGCGCTGAAGGCCGTCGAGCAAGGTGCGAACGTCACGCTGATCGAGCGCGGCACCATCGGCGGTACTTGCGTCAATGTCGGCTGCGTGCCGTCCAAGATCATGATCCGCGCTGCCCATATCGCCCATTTGCGCCGTGAAAGCCCATTCGACAGTGGCATCGCGGCGACTGTGCCTGCGATTGATCGCAGCAAACTACTGGCCCAGCAGCAGGCGCGCGTCGATGAGCTGCGCCACGCCAAGTACGAAGGCATCCTGGACAGCAACCCGGCCATCACCGTGCTGCATGGTGAAGCGCGTTTCAAGGACGACCAGAGCCTTGCCGTCCGTTTAAACGATGGCGGCGAGCGTGTGGTGGCGTTCGACCGCTGCCTGGTCGCCACGGGTGCCAGCCCGGCCGTGCCGCCGATTCCGGGCCTGAAAGAGTCACCCTACTGGACTTCCACCGAGGCCCTGGTCAGCGACACCATTCCCGAGCGCCTGGCCGTGATCGGCTCGTCTGTGGTGGCGCTGGAACTGGCGCAAGCCTTTGCCCGGCTGGGCAGCAAAGTGACGATCCTGGCACGCAGCACGCTGTTCTTCCGCGAAGACCCGGCCATCGGCGAGGCCGTTACAGCCGCGTTCCGTGCCGAAGGGATCAAGGTATTGGAATACACGCAAGCCAGCCAGGTCGCGCATGTGGACGGCGAATTCGTGCTGACCACCGGGTACGGTGAAATACGCGCCGACCAGCTGCTGGTCGCCACTGGCAGGGCACCGAACACGCGCAGCCTGGCATTGGAAGCGGCGGGAGTCGCTGCCAATGCGCAGGGGGCCATCGTCATCGACAAGGGCATGCGCACCAGTACGCCACACATTTATGCGGCTGGCGACTGCACCGACCAGCCTCAGTTCGTCTATGTGGCGGCAGCGGCCGGCACCCGTGCTGCGATCAACATGACTGGCGGCGATGCGGCCCTGGACCTGACCGCAATGCCGGCCGTGGTGTTCACCGACCCGCAGGTCGCCACCGTGGGCTACAGCGAGGCGGAAGCACATCACGACGGGATCGAGACCGACAGTCGCACCTTGACCTTGGACAACGTGCCGCGTGCGCTTGCCAACTTCGACACACGCGGCTTCATCAAGCTGGTCATCGAGGAAGGTAGCGGACGGCTCATCGGCGTGCAAGCGGTGGCCCCGGAAGCGGGTGAACTGATCCAGACGGCGGTGCTCGCCATTCGCAACCGTATGACCGTGCAGGAACTGGCCGACCAATTGTTCCCCTACCTGACCATGGTCGAAGGGCTGAAGCTCGCGGCGCAGACCTTCAGCAAGGACGTGAAGCAGCTTTCGTGCTGCGCCGGATGAGGAAAAGGAGGTGTTCAATGAGCGCCTACACAGTGTCCCGGCTGGCCCTTGATGCCGGGGTGAGCGTGCATATCGTGCGCGACTACCTGCTGCGCGGATTGCTACGGCCGGTCGCGTGCACCACGGGCGGCTACGGCTTGTTCGATGACACCGCGTTGCAACGGCTGCGCTTTGTACGGGCTGCCTTCGAAGCGGGTATCGGCCTGGACGCACTGGCGCGGCTGTGCCGGGCGCTGGATGCTGCGGACGGTGACGGTGCGTCTGCGCAGCTTGCCGTGTTGCGGCAACTCGTCGAGCGTCGGCGCGAGGCCCTGGCCAGCCTCGAAATGCAACTGGCCGCCATGCCAACCGAACCGGCACAGCACGCGGAGAGTCTGCCATGAACAGCCCAGAGCACTTGCCGTCTGAGACGCACAAACCGATCACCGGCTACTTGTGGGGCGCGCTGGCCGTGCTCACCTGTCCCTGCCATTTGCCGATTCTCGCCATTGTGCTAGCCGGCACGACGGCCGGCGCGTTCATCGGGGAGCACTGGGGTATTGCAGCCCTCACGCTGACCGGCTTGTTTGTCCTGTCTGTGACGCGGCTGCTGCGGGCCTTCAAGGGAAGATCATGACCGCTTCCCAGCCAGCCGAGAGTGGGCAGCTTTGAGCTTCGCTACCAATCTGGAGGAGTACCACCATGAACGCAAACGCC contains:
- the merR gene encoding Hg(II)-responsive transcriptional regulator; this encodes MQINFENLTIGVFAKAAGVNVETIRFYQRKGLLPEPDKPYGSIRRYGEADVTRVRFVKSAQRLGFSLDEIAELLRLEDGTHCEEASGLAEHKLKDVREKMADLARMEAVLSELVCACHARKGNVSCPLIASLQDGTKLAASARGSHGVTTP
- the cusF gene encoding cation efflux system protein CusF, whose translation is MRNSLKAVLFGAFSVMFSAGLHAETHQHGDMNAASDASVQQVIKGTGVVKDIDMNSKKITISHEAIPAVGWPAMTMRFTFVNADDAINALKTGNHVDFSFIQQGNISLLKSINVTQS
- the silR gene encoding copper/silver response regulator transcription factor SilR: MKILIVEDEIKTGEYLSKGLTEAGFVVDHADNGLTGYHLAMTAEYDLVILDIMLPDVNGWDIIRMLRTAGKGMPVLLLTALGTIEHRVKGLELGADDYLVKPFAFAELLARVRTLLRRGNTMITESQFKVADLSIDLVSRKVSRAGNRIVLTSKEFSLLEFFIRHQGEVLPRSLIASQVWDMNFDSDTNAIDVAVKRLRAKIDNDYETKLIQTVRGVGYMLEVPDA
- the merA gene encoding mercury(II) reductase — translated: MYLNITGMTCDSCATHVKDALEKVPGVLSALVSYPKGSAQLATDPGTSPEALTAAVAGLGYKATPADAPSTSARGRLLGKALGWLGGGDKAGGDGDGLHVAVIGSGGAAMAAALKAVEQGANVTLIERGTIGGTCVNVGCVPSKIMIRAAHIAHLRRESPFDSGIAATVPAIDRSKLLAQQQARVDELRHAKYEGILDSNPAITVLHGEARFKDDQSLAVRLNDGGERVVAFDRCLVATGASPAVPPIPGLKESPYWTSTEALVSDTIPERLAVIGSSVVALELAQAFARLGSKVTILARSTLFFREDPAIGEAVTAAFRAEGIKVLEYTQASQVAHVDGEFVLTTGYGEIRADQLLVATGRAPNTRSLALEAAGVAANAQGAIVIDKGMRTSTPHIYAAGDCTDQPQFVYVAAAAGTRAAINMTGGDAALDLTAMPAVVFTDPQVATVGYSEAEAHHDGIETDSRTLTLDNVPRALANFDTRGFIKLVIEEGSGRLIGVQAVAPEAGELIQTAVLAIRNRMTVQELADQLFPYLTMVEGLKLAAQTFSKDVKQLSCCAG
- the silC gene encoding Cu(+)/Ag(+) efflux RND transporter outer membrane channel SilC: MFKLKLLSISTIFILAGCVSLAPEYQRPPAPVPQQFSLSKNSLTPAVNSYQDTGWRNFFVDPQVSRLIGEALNNNRDLRMAALKVEEARAQFNVTDADRYPQLNASSGITYNGGLKGDKPTTQEYDAGLELSYELDFFGKLKNMSEADRQNYFASEEARRAVHILLVSNVSQSYFSQQLAYEQLRIARETLKNYEQSYAFVEQQLVTGSTNVLALEQARGQIESTRAEIAKREGDLAQANNALQLVLGTYRAVPSEKGIKGGEIAPVKLPPNLSSQILLQRPDIMEAEYQLKAADANIGAARAAFFPSITLTSGLSSSSTELSSLFTSGSGMWNFIPKIEIPIFNAGRNKANLKLAEIRQQQSVVNYEQKIQSAFKDVSDTLALRDSLSQQLESQQRYLDSLQITLQRARGLYASGAVSYIEVLDAERSLFATQQTILDLTYSRQVNEINLFTALGGGWVE
- the merC gene encoding organomercurial transporter MerC — its product is MGLITRIADKAGALGSVVSAMGCAACFPAIASLGAAIGLGFLQEYEGLFISKLLPLFAVVALLANALGWLSHRQWYRSLLGMVGPAIVLAAMLLFFGNWWTANLLYVGLALMIGVSIWDLLSPANRRCELPPKHG
- a CDS encoding mercuric transport protein MerT — translated: MSEPQNGRGALFAGGLAAILASACCLGPLVLIALGFSGAWIGNLTVLEPYRPIFIGAALVALFFAWRRIYRPAQACKPGEVCAIPQVRATYKLIFWIVAALVLVALGFPYVMPFFY
- the merD gene encoding mercury resistance co-regulator MerD, which gives rise to MSAYTVSRLALDAGVSVHIVRDYLLRGLLRPVACTTGGYGLFDDTALQRLRFVRAAFEAGIGLDALARLCRALDAADGDGASAQLAVLRQLVERRREALASLEMQLAAMPTEPAQHAESLP
- a CDS encoding HNH endonuclease, whose product is MIKKICEVIDGEYVCDIDISVEEWKTLLTNDKVFDTKSIAALKKWFIEPNHSCTCFDIGKKYDLHSMSANGVINGLGGRVQKELGRFEVKGVGNIASGTKFITVMKSKEIGGKPKRNLWTIREELVQAINELDFFGTTEMASSEYYSDDELINAIEKSNIFDNVQTFEYTGEAKPKKNAIEVKNGLSYPRSKGVSQNALNKAGYRCEVDSDHPTFRRRNSSLNYTEPHHIVPMSRQDAFDTSLDVEENIISLCCNCHKQIHLGQGYEDMLKEIYTARKRLLKKVGIDISLENLILYYKMESK
- a CDS encoding DUF305 domain-containing protein, coding for MKITNSLFVILMLSLPAISAEHSEMKMSDISSSASSSSSSSSQEYMSGMKGMHDKMMAAVKESDPDKAFAKGMVAHHEGAIAMAETELKYGKDPEMRKLAQDIIKAQKGEIEQMNTWLGNQK
- the merP gene encoding mercury resistance system periplasmic binding protein MerP, with protein sequence MKKLFAALALAAVVAPVWAATQTVTLSVPGMTCSTCPITVKKAISKVEGVSKIDVTFETREAVVTFDDAKTSVQKLTKATGDAGYPSSVKQ
- the silS gene encoding copper/silver sensor histidine kinase SilS, translated to MHSKPSRRPFSLALRLTFFISLSTILAFIAFTWFMLHSVENHFAEQDVSDLQQISTTLNRILQSPVDPDDKKISKIKESIASYRNVALLLLNPRGEVLFSSAQGAALRPAVNSADFSEHSRARDVFLWTVEDPAGPMDTGSEMKMETYRIIASSGQAIFQGKQQNYVMLTGLSINFHLHYLDALKKNLIAIAVVISLLIVLIIRIAVRQGHLPLRNVSNAIKNITSENLDARLEPTRVPIELEQLVISFNHMIGKIEDVFTRQANFSADIAHEIRTPITNLVTQTEIALSQDRTQRELEDVLYSSLEEYNRMTKMVSDMLFLAQADNNQLIPDRVMFDLRAEVMKVFEFFEAWAEERNITLKFNGMPCLVEGDPQMFRRAINNLLSNALRYTPEGQAITVSIREQESFFDLVIENPGKPIPEEHLSRLFDRFYRVDPSRQRKGEGSGIGLAIVKSIVEAHHGRVQVESDVRSTRFILSVPRLEKMIPETQY
- the silE gene encoding silver-binding protein SilE, whose translation is MKNIVLASVLGLSLISTAWATETVNIHERVNNAQAPAHQMQSSSTPAAIQGAAPRMAGMDQHEQAIIVHETMNNGSADAHKKMAESHQKMMGTGTVNASRPATSFAAMNEHERAAVAHEFTNNGQSGPHQAMADAHRRMINAG
- the merE gene encoding broad-spectrum mercury transporter MerE — its product is MNSPEHLPSETHKPITGYLWGALAVLTCPCHLPILAIVLAGTTAGAFIGEHWGIAALTLTGLFVLSVTRLLRAFKGRS